The following coding sequences lie in one Capsicum annuum cultivar UCD-10X-F1 chromosome 5, UCD10Xv1.1, whole genome shotgun sequence genomic window:
- the LOC107871107 gene encoding peptide deformylase 1A, chloroplastic, which yields MERFPRLAQCALSVPVTPKYLKSCKKMNPLTFHLTQLHDSRRPIFIQWNLQGRYSVCTDLISNKSYSSATARAGWFLGLGEKKKQIMPDIVKAGDPVLHEPTQDVPLEDIGSERIQKIIDEMVTVMRNAPGVGLAAPQIGIPLKIIVLEDTNEYISYAPKDEIKAQDRRPFDLLVIINPKLQQKGNKTALFFEGCLSVDGFRAVVERHLEVEVKGLDRNGKAIKVVASGWQARILQHECDHLDGTLYVDKMVPRTFRTVENLDLPLAAGCPKLGVC from the exons ATGGAGAGATTTCCGCGGTTAGCACAGTGTGCTCTTTCTGTGCCAGTTACTCCAAAATACTTGAAATCTTGTAAGAAAATGAATCCTCTGACCTTCCACTTAACACAACTCCATGACTCCCGGAGACCAATATTCATACAATGGAATCTGCAGGGAAGATATTCTGTATGCACTGACTTAATATCCAATAAAAGTTACAGTTCTGCCACAGCTCGAGCAGGTTGGTTTCTGGGTTTAGGagagaaaaagaagcaaatcATGCCTGACATTGTGAAAGCTGGTGACCCTGTTCTTCATGAACCCACTCAGGATGTTCCTCTTGAAGATATTGGGTCAGAACGGATCCAAAAGATCATAGATGAGATGGTGACGGTTATGAGAAATGCACCTGGAGTTGGTCTTGCTGCTCCTCAAATTGGTATTCCTTTGAAG ATAATTGTGCTGGAAGACACAAATGAGTACATAAGCTATGCTCCTAAAGATGAAATCAAAGCACAAGATAGACGTCCATTTGATCTCCTG GTTATTATAAATCCAAAGCTTCAACAGAAAGGCAATAAAACTGCATTGTTTTTCGAGGGGTGCTTGAG TGTTGATGGATTCAGAGCGGTTGTGGAAAGACACCTAGAAGTAGAGGTAAAAGGTTTGGATCGAAATGGCAAAGCAATCAAAGTAGTTGCTTCAGGATGGCAGGCTCGCATTTTGCAGCACGAATGTGACCACCTAGATGGAACTCTCTATGTTGACAAGATGGTCCCTAGAACATTCAGGACTGTAGAGAACTTGGACTTGCCTCTTGCAGCTGGATGTCCCAAATTGGGAGTGTGCTAG
- the LOC107871105 gene encoding sedoheptulose-1,7-bisphosphatase, chloroplastic: METSVTCCARATTLLPNVSSQQYSTSLATSRSISPSFTSRGLKSSSLFGESLRVSPKSSLKVSRTKNSSLVTKCEIGDSLEEFLSKSTSDKGLIRLMMCMGEALRTIAFKVRTASCGGTACVNSFGDEQLAVDMLADKLLFEALTYSHFCKYACSEEVPELQDMGGPAEGGFSVAFDPLDGSSIVDTNFTVGTIFGVWPGDKLTGITGRDQVAAAMGIFGPRTTYVLALKDVPGTHEFLLLDEGKWQHVKDTTEIEEGKMFSPGNLRATFDNPDYAKLIDYYVKEKYTLRYTGGMVPDVNQIIVKEKGIFTNVSSPTAKAKLRLLFEVAPLGFLIEKAGGYSSDGKQSVLDKVIVNLDDRTQVAYGSKNEIIRFEETLYGSSRLKAGAPVGAAA, from the exons ATGGAGACTAGTGTCACATGTTGTGCAAGAGCAACAACTCTTCTCCCAAATGTTTCTTCTCAACAATATTCAACTTCACTTGCAACTTCAAGATCCATTTCCCCTTCATTCACCTCCAGG GGTCTGAAATCAAGCTCATTATTTGGGGAATCATTGCGCGTCTCGCCTAAATCATCACTTAAGGTTTCTAGGACAAAAAATTCATCCCTTGTGACAAAATGTGAGATTGGTGATAGCTTG GAagaatttctttcaaaatcaacCTCAGATAAGGGGTTAATCAGGTTGATGATGTGTATGGGAGAAGCACTTAGAACAATTGCCTTCAAAGTCAGAACAGCTTCTTGTGGAGGAACTGCGTGTGTCAATTCTTTTGGTGATGAGCAGCTCGCTGTCGATATGCTTGCAGATAAGCTTCTCTTTGAG GCCTTGACATATTCACATTTCTGCAAATATGCTTGTTCTGAGGAAGTTCCTGAGCTCCAAGACATGGGGGGCCCTGCTGAAG GAGGATTTAGTGTTGCTTTTGATCCACTTGATGGTTCCAGTATCGTGGACACAAACTTCACAGTTGGAACCATCTTTGGTGTATGGCCCGGAGATAAGCTAACCGGGATCACAGGAAGAGATCAAGTTGCAGCAGCCATGGGGATATTTGGACCGCGAACTACATATGTTCTTGCTCTTAAAGATGTTCCAGGCACCCATGAATTCCTTCTCCTTGATGAAG GAAAATGGCAACATGTTAAGGATACAACAGAAATCGAAGAAGGAAAAATGTTTTCCCCTGGAAATTTGAGAGCCACATTTGACAATCCTGACTATGCCAAG CTTATCGATTACTATGTCAAGGAGAAATACACATTGAGATACACCGGAGGAATGGTGCCTGACGTTAACCAG ATCATTGTGAAGGAGAAAGGTATTTTCACAAATGTGTCATCTCCAACAGCCAAGGCGAAACTGAGATTGCTCTTTGAAGTGGCACCATTAGGATTCTTGATCGAGAAAGCTGGAGGTTACAGCAGCGATGGGAAACAGTCCGTGCTTGACAAGGTGATCGTTAATCTTGATGACAGGACTCAAGTTGCTTACGGTTCCAAGAATGAGATCATCCGATTTGAAGAAACACTCTACGGATCATCCAGGCTTAAGGCTGGTGCACCAGTTGGTGCTGCTGCTTGA